The Spirosoma foliorum genome has a window encoding:
- the cas4 gene encoding CRISPR-associated protein Cas4 yields the protein MNVTGSLIGMYHICKRELWLHVNHIRMEHNSELVAQGKQLHEQAYPQRAERYREITLDGSKIDFYDPYDKVIHEIKKSDKFEHSHIAQVQFYLYLLRKNGVEGATGLIEYPKLRQTERVQLEEADVPMVESWIRDIERIVESEQCPGRIEKSKCRSCSYFDFCWIEEE from the coding sequence ATGAATGTCACCGGCTCACTCATCGGCATGTATCACATCTGCAAACGTGAACTTTGGCTGCACGTCAACCACATTCGTATGGAGCATAATTCCGAGCTGGTAGCCCAAGGCAAACAACTACATGAACAGGCCTACCCGCAACGCGCTGAACGCTACCGCGAAATCACGCTCGACGGGTCGAAAATCGACTTTTACGATCCGTATGATAAGGTGATCCATGAGATTAAGAAATCGGACAAGTTTGAGCACTCGCACATTGCTCAGGTGCAGTTCTATCTGTATCTGTTACGAAAAAACGGCGTAGAAGGTGCTACGGGGCTGATTGAATATCCTAAGTTGCGTCAGACCGAACGCGTCCAGCTTGAGGAAGCCGATGTTCCAATGGTAGAAAGCTGGATACGTGACATCGAGCGGATTGTGGAAAGCGAGCAGTGCCCCGGTCGTATCGAAAAGTCGAAATGCCGATCGTGCAGTTACTTTGATTTTTGCTGGATTGAAGAAGAGTAA
- the cas3 gene encoding CRISPR-associated helicase Cas3', giving the protein MISIHTLYQERATIAALLQVHEQYWAHLPAKGEEALKQPEKLFEHCDLVNDYFEKICDAHGLEPVINRLILNLTKDSFKKESKVNDWIKRLFVNTIAFHDFGKVNEDFQASRMRNPMFKPNPQSPFTPAHGHSWLGAYMYVGYFLSQIEQDNELDERELQYLTVLILQFSYTIIKHHSPYVDEVKAGVQKADFGSFYAQVQHYLRLYNFSFEQGLSEFVFSDFETFWAEFERVSGSSFALFALLKLNFSLLTASDYLATHEYMSGDVTNDLGVLNDRDRIEAIIQNLRQFEHNKDTFEQLESGYVFQEQSLREKSRGNLNKLRREMAIELLQTIRKFSDKRLYYIEAPTGGGKTNLSMIALTELLDKNPELQKVFYVFPFTTLITQTYKAVQSTLQLTNLELVELHSKAGFQSKSEAKKEDDVYGRDKKDYIDNLFALYPVTLLSHVKFFDILKTNSKETNYLLHRLANSVVIIDELQSYNPKIWDKMLYFISQYAEAFNIRFILMSATLPKLDKLDLKLRPLPVFQELLPNAQKYLQNPNFAERVHFNFELYDRQFDAKNEDDWNGLAKTVIDKSTQFAEQNKQHGSVHTIIEFIYKKSASTFKQVIEKADHPFDEIFVLSGTILEFRRRQIINQLKNPIYRRKNVLLITTQVVEAGVDIDMDLGFKNISLLDSDEQLAGRVNRNASKGLCEVYLFRLDDSRVLYGSDYRYKVIQEGKISKEIAQEILSEKRFDKLYQEVFSKIDGFNKGAYADNFSGEILDHLNRLNFTQIDRNFRIIDQQNESVFVPIDIPVWIESAEEGKLEPMFSEDDLAFLIHYGAYRDGDEFINGESVWRCYERFIWQDIANRKAGKGFDLNDRINFKTLQSILGKFTFSLMAHSKTVDKMKSFCLNADTTYGYWYLSHHNKVYKTDAGLMEDAFDDSANSFL; this is encoded by the coding sequence ATGATTTCTATCCACACTTTATACCAAGAACGAGCAACAATTGCCGCCTTGCTCCAAGTACATGAACAGTACTGGGCGCATCTACCTGCTAAAGGCGAAGAAGCCCTCAAACAGCCTGAAAAACTGTTCGAACATTGTGATTTAGTAAACGACTATTTTGAAAAAATTTGTGATGCCCATGGATTAGAGCCCGTTATCAACCGGCTCATCCTTAACCTCACAAAGGATTCTTTCAAAAAGGAAAGTAAGGTTAATGATTGGATTAAACGCCTTTTCGTCAATACCATTGCCTTCCATGACTTTGGGAAAGTAAACGAAGATTTTCAGGCTTCCCGAATGCGGAACCCGATGTTTAAGCCAAACCCGCAGAGTCCGTTTACACCAGCACATGGCCACTCCTGGTTAGGTGCGTATATGTATGTAGGTTATTTTCTTAGTCAAATTGAGCAAGACAATGAATTAGATGAAAGAGAATTGCAGTATTTGACTGTTCTCATCCTGCAATTCTCCTACACGATTATAAAGCACCATAGTCCTTATGTAGATGAGGTTAAAGCAGGTGTACAGAAAGCTGATTTTGGAAGTTTCTATGCTCAGGTTCAGCATTATCTACGACTTTATAATTTCTCGTTTGAACAAGGGTTGTCTGAGTTTGTTTTTAGCGATTTTGAGACTTTTTGGGCTGAATTTGAACGGGTTTCTGGTTCATCATTTGCGCTTTTTGCCCTTTTGAAACTCAACTTCTCCTTGCTTACGGCGTCGGATTATCTGGCAACGCACGAGTATATGAGTGGCGATGTGACTAATGACTTGGGTGTATTGAATGACCGTGATCGCATCGAGGCAATTATCCAAAACCTTCGCCAATTTGAGCATAACAAAGACACCTTTGAACAACTGGAGTCTGGTTATGTATTTCAGGAGCAATCCTTACGGGAAAAGTCTAGAGGGAATTTGAACAAGCTGCGCCGGGAAATGGCCATCGAGTTGCTTCAAACTATTCGCAAATTTTCGGATAAGCGACTTTATTATATTGAAGCCCCGACGGGTGGTGGGAAAACCAATCTGTCGATGATTGCCCTGACAGAGTTATTAGATAAGAACCCAGAGCTGCAAAAGGTATTCTATGTTTTTCCGTTCACAACGCTAATTACGCAGACCTATAAAGCCGTACAGTCAACGCTACAATTGACTAATCTGGAATTAGTTGAACTTCATTCAAAGGCTGGTTTTCAGAGTAAAAGCGAGGCAAAGAAAGAAGATGATGTGTATGGTCGAGACAAGAAAGATTATATCGACAATCTGTTTGCACTTTATCCGGTTACGCTGCTTTCTCATGTGAAGTTCTTTGATATTCTGAAAACCAATTCAAAAGAAACTAATTACCTGTTGCACCGACTGGCTAATTCGGTGGTGATTATTGATGAACTGCAATCCTATAACCCCAAAATATGGGATAAGATGTTGTACTTCATTAGCCAATATGCAGAGGCTTTCAACATCCGATTTATCCTGATGTCTGCTACGTTGCCCAAACTGGATAAGCTGGATTTGAAACTTAGACCTTTGCCCGTATTTCAGGAGCTTCTACCAAATGCACAGAAATACCTTCAAAATCCAAATTTTGCTGAGCGAGTACATTTTAACTTTGAGCTATACGACCGTCAGTTTGACGCCAAAAACGAAGATGATTGGAATGGATTAGCCAAGACAGTTATTGATAAGTCAACGCAGTTTGCGGAGCAGAACAAACAACATGGTAGCGTTCACACGATTATTGAGTTCATTTATAAGAAATCGGCTTCTACGTTTAAGCAGGTTATTGAAAAAGCCGATCACCCGTTTGATGAGATATTTGTTTTGTCAGGCACTATTCTTGAGTTTAGACGACGCCAGATTATCAATCAGTTAAAGAATCCAATTTATCGAAGAAAAAATGTTTTGCTAATTACTACACAGGTTGTAGAAGCGGGTGTAGATATCGATATGGATTTAGGATTCAAGAATATCTCGCTTCTGGATAGTGATGAGCAACTGGCGGGACGCGTTAATCGCAATGCTAGTAAAGGCCTTTGCGAGGTTTATTTATTTCGGTTAGATGATTCGAGAGTTTTGTACGGGTCTGATTATAGATACAAAGTGATTCAGGAAGGTAAAATTTCTAAGGAAATAGCTCAGGAAATACTTTCGGAAAAGCGATTCGATAAACTATATCAGGAGGTTTTTAGCAAGATTGATGGCTTTAACAAGGGTGCATACGCTGATAATTTTTCTGGTGAAATCCTGGATCACTTAAATCGGTTAAATTTCACTCAAATCGATAGAAATTTTAGAATAATTGATCAGCAGAATGAATCCGTTTTTGTACCTATTGATATTCCCGTTTGGATCGAATCGGCAGAAGAAGGCAAACTTGAACCGATGTTTTCCGAGGATGATCTTGCATTCCTAATTCATTATGGTGCTTATAGAGACGGGGATGAATTTATTAATGGAGAATCGGTGTGGAGATGTTATGAGCGATTTATTTGGCAGGACATTGCTAATAGAAAAGCAGGAAAAGGATTTGATTTAAATGATCGAATTAATTTCAAAACGTTACAAAGCATTTTAGGGAAGTTTACTTTTTCACTTATGGCCCATTCAAAGACCGTAGACAAAATGAAAAGCTTTTGCCTGAATGCAGATACGACGTATGGCTATTGGTATTTGTCCCATCACAATAAGGTGTATAAGACAGATGCAGGTTTGATGGAAGATGCATTTGATGACTCTGCAAACTCATTCCTTTAG
- the cas5b gene encoding type I-B CRISPR-associated protein Cas5b — MANQKLISFDLRADFGFFKKPDYNDGILLSYNMLHKPALLGILGAIIGLKGYSKKGEFPEYYQRLKELPIGIQPLDHEKGNFQKTSVKYTNTVGYANDDGNLLVEEMMLIQPAYRCYLLLDIENPDHSKLYEYLKNGQAEYIPYLGKNEFQAWWLMDNDGSVSLKEYNHEAFLPGQDFLLNTLFIKSNPLKDEQVTVKISFRNRTISNQATFSYFERLPVNFHETLVQYQLYDFAYTDFTLSQESTINNLFQIEDEQGTKAVVQLF; from the coding sequence ATGGCGAACCAGAAACTGATTTCGTTCGACTTGCGGGCAGACTTCGGGTTTTTCAAGAAACCCGATTACAACGATGGTATTCTGTTGTCGTATAACATGCTCCATAAGCCGGCTTTGCTAGGAATCCTTGGGGCTATTATTGGCCTGAAAGGATATAGTAAAAAAGGCGAGTTTCCGGAATATTATCAACGGCTAAAGGAATTGCCTATTGGTATTCAGCCGCTGGATCATGAAAAGGGGAATTTCCAGAAAACCAGCGTTAAATATACCAACACCGTTGGCTACGCTAATGATGATGGCAATTTGCTGGTAGAGGAAATGATGTTGATTCAACCGGCCTACCGTTGCTATTTGTTGCTGGATATAGAAAACCCCGACCACAGTAAGTTGTATGAATATCTGAAAAATGGTCAGGCTGAATACATTCCATATTTGGGTAAAAATGAATTTCAGGCGTGGTGGTTGATGGACAATGATGGAAGTGTATCGCTAAAAGAATATAACCATGAGGCTTTTTTGCCTGGTCAGGATTTCCTGCTAAACACACTATTCATTAAAAGCAATCCATTAAAAGACGAGCAAGTAACTGTCAAGATTTCGTTCAGGAACAGAACTATATCGAACCAGGCTACTTTCTCCTACTTCGAGCGACTGCCAGTGAATTTTCATGAAACGTTGGTTCAATACCAGCTTTATGATTTTGCTTACACAGATTTTACTCTCTCGCAGGAATCCACCATTAACAATCTCTTTCAGATTGAAGATGAGCAGGGTACTAAAGCTGTCGTCCAACTTTTCTGA
- a CDS encoding type I CRISPR-associated protein Cas7: protein MSQSFKNRVFGCAIIKSINSNYNADFTHQPRTLPDGTVYATDKALKYSIRNYFVKHLGEERVFYFKSLSDEMQPRDLDQTYIKHFTAFPTAEKGKDAAVKVRKQILENLLKCIDIRLFGGTFASSGANLSLHGTVQFTHGVNRFPEGIIYSEQISSPFRNSNDKSADSMQTTLGTQFKLREGHYVHHLSVNPRNLEDMASLVSNDGVTEEDIVKLKQALRSGVTLYDSSAKAGTENELLLWVQLKADSKLVLPSFVELVSVTVGENESREIDLTKVSAILGREHIKSQIEKIELYYDQAVTTVLNAPAGAEVLELN from the coding sequence ATGAGTCAATCCTTTAAGAATCGCGTTTTTGGCTGTGCCATTATTAAATCAATTAATTCGAATTATAACGCGGATTTTACGCACCAGCCCCGCACTCTTCCCGATGGTACAGTTTACGCCACCGATAAAGCGTTAAAATATTCTATTCGTAATTACTTCGTGAAGCACTTAGGTGAAGAGCGTGTTTTTTACTTCAAAAGTTTGAGTGACGAAATGCAGCCTCGTGATCTTGACCAGACGTACATTAAGCATTTTACCGCTTTTCCAACGGCTGAAAAAGGCAAAGATGCTGCGGTAAAAGTCCGTAAGCAGATTCTCGAAAATCTATTAAAATGCATTGATATACGGCTGTTTGGTGGCACGTTTGCCAGTTCAGGAGCCAATCTTTCATTACATGGCACAGTGCAGTTTACGCATGGTGTTAACCGCTTCCCGGAGGGAATTATTTACTCGGAGCAGATTTCGTCGCCGTTCCGGAATTCCAACGATAAAAGTGCCGATTCAATGCAGACGACCCTTGGAACTCAGTTTAAGTTGCGCGAAGGTCACTACGTTCATCACCTGTCAGTCAATCCCCGAAATCTGGAAGACATGGCATCGTTGGTCAGTAATGATGGCGTCACAGAGGAGGATATTGTTAAATTGAAGCAGGCACTACGTTCGGGTGTTACATTGTACGATTCATCTGCCAAAGCCGGTACCGAAAACGAATTATTACTTTGGGTACAACTCAAGGCTGATTCCAAGTTAGTCTTACCATCGTTTGTGGAATTGGTGAGTGTGACTGTTGGCGAGAATGAAAGCCGGGAAATCGACTTGACTAAAGTGAGTGCCATTCTTGGTCGGGAACATATCAAAAGCCAGATCGAGAAAATTGAGCTTTACTATGATCAGGCTGTAACGACCGTATTGAATGCGCCCGCAGGTGCTGAGGTTCTGGAACTAAATTAA
- the cas6 gene encoding CRISPR-associated endoribonuclease Cas6 — protein sequence MQFKLTLRPVARQTLVPFNYAYRLSAFIYGVLADADKQYAEFLHSQGYQFSPTRRFKLFTFSDLIMPNVKVDVRAGGMWVNSLHIEWIVSFYIDKAAQHFIMGLFQDQRCVIASPRHLAEFIIERVEAVPVEITGETVQLRTLSPVVIAEKDERSIDQYLHPADEQFGPLLITNLLAKYGSIQTAVPAGTAFMDEFDTSSVAYRLLPAQGRNAAQPKSRLVTIKEGSREETRIKGYYNFQFELSGPRELLELAVLAGVGRYNAEGFGAVGVSM from the coding sequence ATGCAGTTCAAGTTAACCCTCCGCCCGGTTGCCCGCCAGACTCTGGTACCCTTCAATTATGCGTACCGACTCAGTGCGTTCATTTATGGCGTGCTAGCCGATGCCGATAAGCAATATGCCGAGTTCCTGCACTCGCAAGGATATCAATTTTCGCCTACCCGACGATTCAAACTGTTTACGTTTTCGGATTTGATTATGCCCAATGTGAAGGTCGATGTACGGGCGGGAGGCATGTGGGTAAACTCCCTACATATAGAGTGGATCGTTAGTTTCTACATCGACAAAGCTGCCCAGCATTTTATTATGGGTTTGTTCCAGGATCAACGTTGTGTGATAGCCTCTCCCCGGCATCTCGCGGAGTTCATTATTGAGCGCGTAGAAGCCGTGCCTGTAGAGATTACTGGTGAAACCGTTCAATTACGTACCCTATCGCCAGTCGTGATTGCGGAGAAAGACGAACGAAGCATCGATCAATATTTACATCCTGCCGACGAGCAATTTGGTCCGTTGCTCATCACGAATCTATTGGCCAAATACGGCAGTATTCAAACCGCAGTGCCAGCCGGAACCGCATTTATGGACGAATTTGATACGTCGTCTGTAGCCTATCGCTTATTACCAGCCCAGGGGCGAAACGCAGCCCAACCCAAATCCCGACTGGTAACGATCAAGGAAGGCTCACGGGAAGAGACCCGAATAAAAGGCTATTACAACTTCCAGTTTGAACTAAGCGGCCCGAGGGAGTTGCTAGAATTAGCTGTGCTAGCTGGTGTGGGGAGATATAACGCGGAAGGATTTGGGGCCGTGGGGGTGAGTATGTAA
- a CDS encoding helix-turn-helix transcriptional regulator yields MPIVKNREERLQAINSRLNRWGNRPATTEELAALCQVAQSTIKQDIAYLKEVHDAPIEYSRKPKGYYYTRPFNLAASITLTDKDLTALHAAVATLNQYQHLHLFDDLRGTVDKIDKAVRFRTNAADDYGQYILFESVPFVKGSEWVDVFLRAIHAQCVVEFAHQRFDTEKTKPHRLFPYVIKEHRNRWYVVGWQLDYQLIRVFGLDRIVDGSVQITNESYDAPEFDANIYFHQALGVAAYDNPPEEVILSFTRQQGLIFRAQPFYPFQEEDVLVDSEHELRVKLSIIVNKELVFELARLGNSVKVISPTSLVQELSEFLKSAWQQYMVNS; encoded by the coding sequence ATGCCCATTGTCAAGAATCGCGAAGAGCGGTTACAGGCCATCAACAGCCGCCTAAACCGTTGGGGGAATCGCCCCGCCACAACCGAAGAGCTGGCTGCTTTATGCCAGGTAGCTCAATCGACCATTAAGCAGGATATTGCTTATCTGAAAGAGGTTCACGATGCGCCCATTGAGTACAGTCGCAAACCGAAAGGCTATTACTACACTCGCCCGTTCAATCTAGCCGCTTCAATTACACTAACCGACAAAGACCTGACGGCACTTCATGCGGCTGTTGCCACGTTGAATCAGTACCAGCACCTACATTTATTCGACGACCTGCGCGGAACGGTCGATAAGATTGACAAGGCCGTCCGGTTTCGTACCAATGCGGCCGATGATTACGGTCAATACATTCTGTTTGAATCAGTCCCGTTTGTAAAAGGCAGTGAGTGGGTCGACGTATTTCTGCGGGCCATTCATGCTCAATGTGTAGTGGAATTCGCCCACCAGCGATTCGATACGGAGAAAACGAAACCGCATCGGCTCTTTCCGTATGTCATTAAAGAACACCGGAATCGATGGTATGTGGTAGGCTGGCAACTGGATTATCAGTTAATCCGTGTATTTGGGTTAGATCGGATTGTCGATGGTTCCGTACAGATTACCAACGAATCGTACGATGCACCCGAATTCGATGCGAACATCTATTTCCATCAGGCATTGGGTGTAGCCGCGTATGACAATCCCCCCGAAGAGGTTATTCTTTCCTTCACACGCCAGCAGGGTTTGATTTTTCGGGCACAACCCTTTTATCCGTTTCAGGAAGAAGATGTCCTGGTCGACAGCGAGCATGAACTTCGGGTGAAGCTATCGATTATCGTCAATAAAGAACTGGTATTCGAACTGGCCCGACTAGGTAATTCGGTAAAAGTGATTAGTCCGACCTCCTTAGTTCAGGAGCTAAGTGAATTCCTCAAAAGCGCCTGGCAGCAGTATATGGTTAATAGTTAA
- a CDS encoding tRNA-(ms[2]io[6]A)-hydroxylase, with translation MSLTTLGLELPTDPRWVNIAEMNIGEILIDHAWCEQKAASSCISLIVMYTDKEKLVEVLTPIVTEEWGHFQRVLKELKKRNIPLTRQRKDEYVNQLRTRILQTSGDRQGQMMDNLLINALVEARSCERFKLLSEHLADESLQKFYRELMISEAGHYRTFIDLAETYLPADRVRKRWKEFLTIEADIMAKLEVRSDRMH, from the coding sequence ATGTCGCTCACAACTTTAGGACTCGAACTACCAACCGACCCGCGCTGGGTCAATATTGCCGAAATGAATATCGGCGAAATTCTGATCGACCATGCCTGGTGCGAACAAAAGGCCGCTTCGTCGTGCATCTCGCTCATTGTCATGTATACAGACAAGGAAAAATTGGTGGAAGTCCTGACACCCATCGTGACCGAAGAATGGGGTCATTTTCAACGGGTGCTTAAAGAACTCAAGAAACGGAATATTCCGCTTACCCGCCAGCGGAAGGATGAATACGTAAATCAACTCCGCACCCGGATTCTCCAGACGAGTGGTGATCGGCAGGGACAGATGATGGACAATTTGCTTATAAACGCCCTCGTTGAAGCCCGAAGTTGTGAACGATTCAAACTCCTCTCGGAACACCTCGCCGACGAAAGTCTACAGAAGTTCTATCGGGAACTGATGATTTCGGAAGCAGGCCACTACCGCACCTTTATCGATCTCGCTGAAACCTACTTACCTGCCGATCGAGTCCGGAAACGCTGGAAGGAGTTTCTGACCATCGAAGCTGATATTATGGCTAAGCTGGAGGTGCGAAGTGATCGAATGCACTGA
- the msrA gene encoding peptide-methionine (S)-S-oxide reductase MsrA — MKLLIPLTLLFLSASLLTSCDQQPAQKNSTVIDINPAKLPTVRPGEAVATVAGGCFWAVQEEMKLLKGVRVAISGYAGGDLAYPTYEQVGTDQTGHAETVQIYFDPKVLSYDVLLDAFFAGHDATQLNRQGPDIGKHYRSAVFYRTPDEKARIEAAIRRENASGHHKAPVVTQVEPFKVFYPAEVYHQDYYQHNLYNNLYLQLVSKAKVEKFRDAMEGKLKED; from the coding sequence ATGAAACTGCTTATTCCCCTTACACTACTGTTTCTTTCTGCAAGCCTGCTGACAAGCTGTGACCAACAGCCCGCTCAAAAAAACAGCACTGTCATCGACATCAACCCGGCGAAACTGCCAACCGTACGTCCTGGCGAAGCAGTTGCAACCGTAGCGGGTGGTTGTTTCTGGGCCGTTCAGGAAGAAATGAAGTTATTGAAAGGAGTTCGGGTCGCCATTTCGGGTTATGCAGGTGGTGATTTGGCGTATCCAACTTATGAACAAGTCGGCACTGACCAAACCGGGCATGCCGAAACCGTACAGATCTATTTCGATCCGAAGGTACTTTCCTACGATGTACTACTCGACGCCTTCTTTGCCGGTCATGATGCCACGCAACTAAATCGACAAGGGCCCGACATTGGCAAGCATTATCGTTCCGCCGTTTTTTACCGAACTCCCGACGAAAAAGCCCGTATTGAAGCCGCTATCCGTCGCGAAAATGCATCCGGTCATCACAAAGCCCCGGTTGTTACCCAAGTCGAACCATTTAAGGTATTTTACCCTGCCGAAGTGTATCATCAGGACTATTACCAACATAATCTGTATAACAACTTATACCTTCAGCTTGTATCAAAAGCGAAAGTGGAGAAATTTCGGGACGCGATGGAGGGGAAGTTGAAGGAGGATTAG
- a CDS encoding S8 family peptidase has protein sequence MVLNKYIAFGTTAPNKIAWLVLLLVLCQFNSFGQTRKYLVLLRDKVNSPYSVSKPEQFLSQRSILRRQKQNISILERDLPVNPTYITQLQQAGAKIWFPSRWMNAVLVEATDATIAAIQQLPFVTGLEFNRSLANARVGATEVQQTVSYTSDSFSKFGTVDTPLNYGTSQSQVAQLGADKMHEQGYHGEGMLIGVLDAGFLNANNVAFLKPVFDEKRVLATYDFVKKETSVYEDDSHGLSCLSTIAATVDNQLYGTAYKASFILLRTEDANSEKQIEEANWLFGAEYADSAGVDVISSSLGYTQFDDPTTSYTYQNMDGKTALCSRAAQIATQTGMVVVVAAGNEGSNAWHYISAPSDAVSVLAVAAVTQAGTRASFSSFGPSADGRVKPDLAARGQGTVIGLPNGQIATGNGTSYATPLLAGLATGFWQAHPRLTAAQVTEALRRSGSQFGAPDDQLGYGIPNFERASILADSFGQLLVYPNPFSDVQSLGVQWGEIEANVPLDATLFNTAGRVIWQNRYTSPGLAAFVLPNLNLSAGVYIMTLVAGDKKKTLKLVKQ, from the coding sequence ATGGTACTCAACAAATATATCGCATTCGGGACTACGGCACCCAATAAAATTGCCTGGTTAGTTCTTCTGTTAGTGCTCTGCCAATTCAACAGTTTCGGGCAAACGCGTAAATACCTGGTGCTATTACGGGATAAGGTTAATTCGCCCTACAGCGTTAGTAAGCCCGAGCAGTTTTTATCTCAACGGTCTATTCTGCGTCGGCAGAAACAGAATATATCCATTCTGGAGCGTGATCTCCCCGTCAATCCAACCTACATCACGCAACTTCAACAGGCTGGAGCAAAAATCTGGTTTCCGTCCCGTTGGATGAATGCGGTACTGGTCGAGGCTACTGATGCAACTATTGCAGCCATCCAGCAATTACCCTTCGTAACCGGGCTGGAGTTTAATCGATCGTTGGCCAATGCCCGCGTGGGTGCTACAGAAGTCCAGCAGACGGTATCCTATACATCGGATAGTTTCAGCAAATTTGGTACCGTCGATACACCCCTTAATTATGGCACTTCACAAAGTCAGGTGGCCCAATTAGGGGCTGATAAAATGCACGAGCAGGGTTACCACGGCGAAGGCATGCTCATTGGCGTGCTGGATGCAGGCTTTCTGAACGCCAATAACGTTGCTTTTCTGAAGCCCGTGTTCGACGAAAAACGAGTGCTCGCTACCTATGACTTCGTTAAAAAAGAAACCAGTGTGTATGAAGACGATTCGCATGGATTATCCTGTCTATCAACCATTGCAGCTACAGTCGATAATCAGCTTTACGGAACAGCCTACAAAGCCTCTTTCATTCTACTCCGAACTGAAGACGCGAACAGTGAAAAACAGATTGAAGAGGCAAACTGGCTTTTCGGTGCCGAATACGCTGATAGTGCCGGTGTCGATGTAATCAGCTCATCACTCGGATATACTCAGTTCGACGATCCAACCACTAGCTATACCTATCAGAATATGGATGGCAAAACGGCACTTTGCAGCCGTGCGGCCCAAATTGCGACCCAAACGGGTATGGTGGTCGTAGTCGCTGCGGGTAATGAGGGAAGCAATGCCTGGCACTATATTTCGGCTCCATCCGATGCCGTATCGGTGCTTGCCGTCGCTGCCGTTACACAAGCAGGTACGCGGGCTTCCTTTAGCTCATTCGGTCCCTCGGCCGATGGCCGGGTAAAACCTGATTTAGCGGCCCGAGGTCAGGGCACTGTAATTGGTCTCCCCAATGGGCAGATTGCCACAGGCAACGGAACATCGTATGCGACCCCGTTGCTGGCAGGTCTGGCAACGGGCTTCTGGCAAGCTCATCCTCGATTGACAGCTGCCCAGGTAACAGAAGCCTTACGTCGGTCAGGGAGTCAGTTTGGCGCGCCGGATGACCAATTAGGATACGGAATTCCCAATTTCGAACGGGCGTCAATTCTGGCAGATTCGTTCGGACAATTGCTGGTTTATCCTAATCCGTTTAGCGATGTCCAATCGTTAGGCGTTCAATGGGGTGAAATTGAGGCCAATGTACCCCTGGATGCCACCTTGTTTAATACAGCAGGTCGGGTGATCTGGCAAAATCGGTATACGTCGCCGGGCCTGGCAGCATTCGTATTACCCAACCTGAACCTATCCGCTGGTGTGTATATCATGACGCTCGTGGCCGGCGACAAGAAAAAGACGCTGAAGCTGGTGAAACAGTAG
- a CDS encoding O-acetyl-ADP-ribose deacetylase, which yields MTTIQAIQGDITKQAVDAIVNAANTSLLGGGGVDGAIHRAAGPELVFECRMLHGCKTGDAKITKGYRLPAKYIIHAVGPVWRGGQHNEPDLLASCYRRAMEIATAHNLTSLAFPNISTGIYGYPKDKAAEVAITTIQQCLEQPTSVQEVLFVCFEADNFLLYQQLLK from the coding sequence ATGACAACGATCCAGGCTATTCAGGGCGATATCACCAAACAAGCAGTTGACGCCATTGTCAACGCGGCCAATACAAGTTTGCTAGGGGGCGGGGGCGTTGATGGAGCCATTCATCGCGCGGCTGGACCAGAACTGGTTTTTGAGTGCCGAATGTTGCACGGCTGTAAAACCGGCGATGCCAAGATCACAAAAGGGTATCGACTTCCTGCTAAATACATCATTCATGCCGTTGGTCCCGTTTGGCGAGGTGGTCAGCATAACGAGCCTGACTTGTTGGCCAGTTGCTATCGCCGGGCTATGGAAATCGCGACAGCGCACAATCTAACGAGCCTGGCCTTTCCGAATATCAGTACCGGAATTTATGGTTATCCCAAAGATAAGGCAGCGGAGGTAGCCATCACAACAATTCAGCAATGCCTGGAACAGCCTACCTCAGTTCAAGAGGTACTTTTTGTATGCTTTGAAGCTGACAACTTTTTGCTGTATCAGCAATTGCTCAAGTAA